A window of Citrus sinensis cultivar Valencia sweet orange chromosome 7, DVS_A1.0, whole genome shotgun sequence contains these coding sequences:
- the LOC102608958 gene encoding EPIDERMAL PATTERNING FACTOR-like protein 5, with amino-acid sequence MELRFLNKLILPLFFFFFFFLCSSTISFKTTCLGLIRFQSSVRSADLSFQEIGKIKDQEVMENDMGFIIAVNFASRRLLSGPGSSPPRCTSKCGKCTPCKPVHVPVPPGTPVTAEYYPEAWRCKCGNKLYMP; translated from the exons ATGGAGTTGAGGTTTCtgaacaaattaatactacctctcttcttcttcttcttcttcttcttatgcAGCAGCACCATCAGCTTCAAAACTACATGTTTAG GTCTCATCAGGTTCCAATCTTCTGTTAGATCAGCTGATTTATCTTTTCAG GAAATTGggaaaataaaagatcaaGAAGTGATGGAAAACGACATGGGGTTTATAATTGCTGTGAACTTTGCAAGTAGGAGATTATTGAGTGGGCCCGGCTCGTCTCCGCCGCGTTGCACGTCGAAGTGCGGCAAGTGCACGCCGTGCAAGCCGGTTCACGTGCCGGTTCCACCAGGGACGCCAGTAACGGCAGAGTACTACCCGGAAGCATGGAGGTGCAAGTGTGGCAACAAGTTGTACATGCCATGA